In Oscillatoria acuminata PCC 6304, a single window of DNA contains:
- a CDS encoding glycine-rich domain-containing protein — translation MSFISKLQQLDLGPIAYKLMHPETGEGLTYPQVNRALSRYLMFLCLLYLYPHLAIAPNREIDHVWHQHILDTSKYAQDCQMLFGQFIHHFPYFGIRDPGDQEQLQDAFAQTEALFQTHFGITLAETDQNNSEDSNSDSQKPGVCVLREHTHAQRPSVEINLQIPELFG, via the coding sequence ATGTCATTTATCAGCAAACTTCAACAACTAGACCTCGGGCCAATCGCCTATAAATTGATGCACCCAGAAACCGGCGAAGGATTAACTTACCCCCAAGTCAATCGCGCCTTAAGCCGATATTTGATGTTTCTTTGCTTACTGTATCTTTATCCCCATCTAGCGATCGCCCCCAATCGAGAAATTGATCACGTCTGGCATCAACATATTTTAGATACCAGCAAATATGCCCAGGATTGTCAAATGCTATTTGGTCAATTCATCCATCATTTTCCTTATTTTGGCATTCGCGACCCCGGGGATCAAGAACAACTCCAGGATGCATTTGCTCAAACTGAAGCATTATTTCAAACCCACTTTGGCATTACCCTCGCTGAAACAGACCAAAATAATTCTGAAGACAGTAATAGTGACTCGCAAAAGCCGGGAGTTTGTGTATTACGAGAACATACCCATGCCCAACGACCTTCAGTAGAAATCAATCTTCAAATTCCCGAATTGTTTGGATAA
- a CDS encoding NB-ARC domain-containing protein, whose amino-acid sequence MNREEVQQLVAFAEQLLERTTYEVFSDLEKITLEGIISDRSYEQMSLSESTEVTPKYLRQTISPKLRKKLTAALKKVGVVDANMKILLKKEVVPKLRQAWNQEYSGELASDGYRQPSLVREAPEGDEMGNPSGILGLTRPPFQKGAMESFSHPQRIYQNLPTRDHTTFIGHEKQLKHLLKLLSWESRIHRISVEGIGGAGKTTLIVEAAYSCLESANSPNFDAMIFTSAKPHRLTGTGILPRLKKENTLSEILRTIARTLQRHDLLMGDSDRQLEEILDCLSYQRTLLMIDNLETAADLDDVRSFLFEAPPTVKVLITSRQQALLDVSMHLECFNKTDSLHLIHHHAQEKDIPITPKESEVIYTSTGGIPAAIVYTIGQLSAGYHFTEAIAHLNHSDGEIAQYCFEGSVLPLREKPPHLLLMALAIFPSPALPEAISQVANVLNGDEFFPLQQLSLVKVHQGRYAMLPLTRGYVLGELDIYPEFQKAARERWVTWYLNYCQKHGKTDPQEWSEFTELDQEWENLSEAIEWTILENRYEVFGQFWQYIKGYTHFAGYWPERLRWMDWWREKAKNRADWLRVVEAIGDKSRTLILLDQPEHHQEANHLLNRAWQLCQTYQLTLGINLALDMAVFQVHQQNEPAANQWFSEVNKLYQNLPSNDPRYPRIPVQILYYRGELYFKKQDFLHAKQCYETALEESRKIGWHRGMIFCQIWLALVAINLKLFQKAETLLEEAFPLVEQNGDRRCLAFCKRAFALLKKAQGDWQEAQDWAAKARADFRDLLMRREVAEMDEFLYRGN is encoded by the coding sequence ATGAATCGAGAAGAAGTACAACAACTCGTCGCATTTGCCGAACAGTTACTGGAACGGACCACTTATGAAGTTTTCTCTGATTTAGAGAAAATTACCCTGGAAGGCATCATCAGCGATCGCAGTTATGAACAAATGAGTCTGAGTGAATCTACTGAAGTCACCCCCAAGTATCTGCGGCAAACGATTTCTCCAAAACTGCGAAAAAAATTAACCGCCGCCTTGAAAAAAGTGGGGGTGGTGGATGCAAATATGAAAATCCTCCTCAAAAAAGAAGTGGTCCCCAAACTGCGACAAGCTTGGAACCAAGAATATTCTGGGGAATTGGCGTCCGATGGATACCGCCAACCCTCGTTAGTCAGGGAAGCGCCGGAGGGGGACGAGATGGGGAACCCTTCAGGGATTTTAGGATTAACCCGACCCCCATTCCAAAAGGGGGCGATGGAAAGTTTTTCCCACCCACAACGGATTTACCAAAACCTACCCACCCGGGATCACACGACTTTTATCGGTCACGAAAAACAACTGAAGCATTTGCTGAAACTCCTCTCTTGGGAGAGTCGGATCCATCGCATTAGCGTTGAAGGGATTGGTGGGGCCGGAAAAACTACGTTAATTGTGGAAGCGGCTTATTCTTGTTTAGAGTCAGCAAACTCGCCGAATTTTGATGCGATGATTTTTACTTCGGCGAAACCCCACCGCTTGACGGGTACGGGAATTTTACCCCGGTTAAAAAAAGAGAATACTTTGTCGGAAATTCTCCGCACGATCGCCCGCACCCTGCAACGCCACGACTTGCTCATGGGAGACAGCGATCGCCAACTGGAAGAAATTCTGGATTGCTTATCCTATCAACGCACTTTATTAATGATTGATAATCTGGAAACCGCAGCGGATTTAGATGATGTGCGTTCTTTTTTATTTGAAGCACCCCCCACTGTCAAGGTTTTAATTACTAGCCGTCAACAAGCATTATTAGATGTTTCGATGCACCTAGAATGCTTTAATAAAACAGATAGCCTGCATTTAATCCACCATCACGCCCAGGAAAAAGATATTCCTATCACCCCTAAAGAATCCGAAGTAATTTATACCAGTACCGGGGGAATTCCGGCGGCGATCGTTTATACCATTGGTCAACTGAGTGCCGGTTATCATTTCACGGAAGCGATCGCCCATTTGAACCACTCGGACGGGGAAATTGCCCAATACTGTTTTGAGGGTTCAGTGTTGCCTTTGCGGGAAAAACCGCCCCATTTGCTGCTGATGGCTTTGGCCATTTTTCCCAGTCCCGCTTTACCCGAAGCCATCAGCCAAGTTGCGAATGTCTTGAACGGGGATGAATTTTTCCCCTTGCAACAATTATCTCTGGTTAAAGTGCATCAAGGACGTTATGCGATGCTGCCCCTAACCCGAGGCTATGTTTTGGGTGAACTTGATATTTATCCGGAGTTCCAAAAAGCTGCCCGGGAACGGTGGGTGACCTGGTATTTAAACTACTGCCAGAAACATGGCAAAACCGATCCTCAAGAATGGAGTGAATTTACAGAATTAGACCAAGAATGGGAAAATCTGAGTGAAGCGATTGAATGGACAATTCTGGAAAACCGCTATGAAGTGTTTGGTCAATTTTGGCAATACATTAAAGGTTATACCCATTTTGCCGGATATTGGCCGGAACGGTTACGCTGGATGGATTGGTGGCGAGAAAAGGCGAAAAACCGAGCAGATTGGCTCAGGGTGGTAGAGGCGATCGGGGATAAAAGTCGCACGCTAATTTTATTAGATCAACCGGAACATCATCAAGAAGCAAATCACCTGTTAAACCGGGCTTGGCAACTCTGTCAAACGTATCAACTCACTCTGGGCATCAATTTAGCGTTAGACATGGCGGTGTTCCAGGTTCATCAACAAAATGAACCTGCTGCTAATCAATGGTTTAGTGAAGTGAATAAATTGTACCAAAATCTGCCGTCCAATGACCCGAGATATCCCCGAATTCCTGTTCAAATTCTTTATTACCGGGGGGAACTCTATTTTAAAAAACAAGATTTTTTGCACGCTAAACAATGCTATGAAACAGCCTTAGAGGAAAGTCGGAAGATTGGGTGGCATCGAGGGATGATTTTTTGCCAAATTTGGTTAGCTTTGGTGGCTATCAATCTCAAGTTATTTCAAAAGGCTGAAACTTTGTTGGAGGAGGCTTTCCCTCTGGTGGAACAAAATGGCGATCGCCGTTGTTTGGCTTTTTGTAAACGAGCCTTTGCTCTGTTGAAAAAAGCCCAAGGAGATTGGCAAGAAGCCCAAGATTGGGCGGCTAAAGCTAGAGCAGATTTTCGAGACTTATTGATGCGACGAGAAGTCGCGGAAATGGATGAATTTTTGTACCGGGGGAATTAG
- a CDS encoding DUF1822 family protein — MPQRKNLTWGEIPQQRVRRFLEVLLSSRNDSPEILQIEWQKSQADRHRLWVKYTTKANLVKLMTGMPYPSEKKKAEIQDAIAHLEELQILTDLRPVKTGPKAENLSFYLELPSQDPTRIMQFIFQEKWFKKSSHSRTNLNGPEDDGTSFANPDEVISASRSEYELIAEVEQQGNQKVVRWKIKFTGDLASLTPEKIQQIQTVVREITGDDQQTMMKITEGSIIIEFAGSEAGFEQILDLFNRGELTEIAGLAVESVEPAGEPVKLTQWQPDSLPVGWQAIGSLLSSSQMQLAFGWRSTWEPEIIGGQLINIAGIDLVFIMALAQEAEATTRICVQVHPTPGSTHLPGSLELILLDQENRPILTTAIAKATSGFVQLDFRGDPGEPFTVQIALDSNKISKNFLI; from the coding sequence ATGCCGCAAAGAAAGAATCTAACTTGGGGAGAAATTCCCCAGCAACGAGTCAGAAGATTTTTAGAAGTATTACTCTCTAGTCGAAATGATTCACCGGAAATTCTCCAGATAGAATGGCAAAAAAGTCAGGCCGATCGCCATCGGTTATGGGTGAAGTACACGACGAAAGCCAACCTCGTTAAGTTAATGACGGGAATGCCCTATCCTAGTGAAAAAAAGAAGGCGGAAATTCAAGATGCGATCGCCCATTTAGAGGAGTTGCAAATTTTAACGGATTTACGCCCGGTTAAAACGGGGCCTAAAGCGGAAAATTTATCGTTTTATTTAGAATTGCCCAGCCAAGACCCCACCCGAATTATGCAATTTATTTTTCAAGAAAAGTGGTTTAAAAAGTCATCCCATTCCCGAACAAATTTGAATGGGCCAGAGGATGATGGGACGAGTTTCGCCAACCCGGATGAGGTGATCTCTGCATCAAGGTCTGAATATGAATTAATCGCTGAAGTAGAACAGCAGGGCAATCAAAAGGTTGTGCGATGGAAAATTAAGTTTACTGGGGATTTGGCGAGTTTAACCCCAGAAAAAATCCAACAAATTCAAACAGTTGTTCGAGAAATTACCGGAGACGATCAGCAAACTATGATGAAGATTACGGAAGGCTCAATTATCATCGAATTTGCCGGAAGTGAAGCGGGATTTGAGCAAATATTAGATTTATTTAATCGCGGGGAATTGACAGAAATTGCGGGGTTAGCGGTGGAGTCGGTGGAACCTGCGGGCGAACCTGTCAAGTTAACTCAATGGCAGCCAGATAGTTTACCTGTGGGTTGGCAGGCGATCGGTTCATTATTAAGTTCCAGCCAAATGCAGTTAGCCTTTGGCTGGCGATCGACTTGGGAACCAGAAATCATCGGGGGACAACTGATTAACATTGCCGGAATTGACCTCGTATTTATCATGGCTTTAGCCCAGGAAGCCGAGGCAACAACCCGGATTTGTGTGCAAGTCCACCCTACTCCAGGGTCTACTCATTTGCCGGGAAGTTTAGAATTAATTCTCCTGGACCAAGAAAACCGCCCGATTTTGACCACGGCGATCGCCAAGGCTACGAGTGGTTTTGTACAATTAGATTTTAGAGGGGATCCCGGAGAACCGTTCACGGTCCAAATTGCTTTAGACTCTAATAAAATTAGCAAAAATTTTCTGATTTAA